A stretch of the Streptococcus oralis genome encodes the following:
- the dnaA gene encoding chromosomal replication initiator protein DnaA, with protein sequence MKEKQFWNRILEFAQERLTRSMYDFYATPAELIKVEENTATIFLPRSEMEMVWEKQLKDIIIAAGFEIYDSEIKPHYIFTKPQSTESPQVNDTNSVSTYDYTPALPTIPYSETGLKEKYTFDNFIQGDGNVWAVSAALAVSEDLALTYNPLFIYGGPGLGKTHLLNAIGNEILKNIPDARVKYIPAESFINDFLEHLRLGEMEKFKKTYRSLDLLLIDDIQSLSGKKVATQEEFFNTFNALHDKQKQIVLTSDRSPKHLEGLEERLVTRFSWGLTQNITPPDFETRIAILQSKTEHLDYHFQSDTLEYLAGQFDSNVRELEGAINDITLIARVKKIKDITIDIAAEAIRARKQDARQILVIPIEKIQTEVGNFYGVSVKEMKGTRRVQNIVLARQVAMYLARELTDNSLPKIGKEFGGKDHTTVIHAHAKIKSLIDEDDNLRLEMEAIKKKIK encoded by the coding sequence TTGAAAGAAAAGCAATTTTGGAATCGTATTTTAGAATTTGCTCAAGAAAGATTGACACGATCTATGTATGATTTCTATGCTACACCTGCTGAACTCATCAAAGTAGAAGAAAATACAGCTACTATATTTCTACCGAGATCAGAGATGGAAATGGTGTGGGAAAAGCAATTAAAAGATATTATCATTGCTGCTGGTTTTGAAATTTATGATTCTGAAATCAAACCTCACTATATTTTCACTAAACCTCAGAGTACAGAATCTCCTCAGGTAAATGATACGAATAGTGTCTCTACTTACGATTACACACCTGCACTACCAACGATTCCCTATTCTGAAACAGGATTAAAAGAAAAATATACCTTTGATAACTTTATTCAAGGTGATGGGAATGTTTGGGCGGTATCTGCTGCACTAGCTGTATCTGAAGATTTAGCTCTGACCTATAATCCTCTTTTCATCTATGGAGGACCTGGCCTTGGAAAGACTCACTTACTCAATGCGATTGGAAATGAGATTTTAAAAAATATTCCTGATGCGCGTGTCAAGTACATTCCTGCCGAAAGCTTTATCAATGACTTTCTTGAACACTTGCGACTTGGGGAAATGGAAAAGTTCAAAAAGACCTACCGTAGCCTTGATCTCTTGTTGATCGATGATATCCAATCTCTCAGTGGCAAAAAAGTCGCGACCCAGGAAGAATTTTTCAATACCTTCAATGCTCTTCATGATAAACAGAAACAGATTGTCCTAACCAGTGATCGAAGTCCTAAACACCTAGAAGGCCTTGAGGAAAGACTTGTTACGCGCTTTAGTTGGGGATTGACGCAAAATATCACCCCTCCTGACTTTGAAACACGTATCGCCATTCTTCAAAGTAAAACAGAGCACTTGGATTACCATTTCCAAAGTGATACTCTGGAATACTTGGCTGGCCAATTTGATTCAAATGTTCGAGAATTGGAAGGAGCAATCAACGATATCACCTTAATTGCCAGAGTGAAGAAGATTAAGGATATTACTATTGATATTGCTGCGGAAGCTATTAGAGCACGTAAGCAAGACGCCCGCCAGATACTTGTTATTCCAATTGAGAAAATCCAAACTGAAGTTGGTAATTTTTATGGAGTGAGTGTCAAAGAAATGAAGGGGACGAGACGAGTTCAAAACATCGTTTTAGCGCGTCAAGTTGCTATGTATCTAGCTAGAGAACTGACAGATAACAGTCTTCCGAAAATCGGAAAAGAATTTGGTGGAAAGGATCACACCACCGTGATTCATGCCCATGCTAAAATCAAATCATTGATTGACGAAGACGATAATTTACGTTTAGAAATGGAAGCAATCAAAAAGAAAATTAAGTAG
- the dnaN gene encoding DNA polymerase III subunit beta, whose amino-acid sequence MIHFSINKNLFLQALNTTKRAISSKNAIPILSTIKIDVTNEGITLIGSNGQISIENFISQKNEDAGLLITSLGSILLEASFFINVVSSLPDVTLDFKEIEQKQIVLTSGKSEITLKGKDSEQYPRIQEISASTPLVLETKLLKKIINETAFAASTQESRPILTGVHFVLSQHKELKTVATDSHRLSQKKLTLEKNGDDFDVVIPSRSLREFSAVFTDDIETVEIFFANNQILFRSENISFYTRLLEGNYPDTDRLIPTDFNTTITFDVVNLRQSMERARLLSSATQNGTVKLEIKGGVVSAHVHSPEVGKVNEEIDTEHVTGDDLTISFNPTYLIDSLKALNSEKVTISFISAVRPFTLVPADTDEDFMQLITPVRTN is encoded by the coding sequence ATGATTCATTTTTCAATCAATAAAAATTTATTTCTACAAGCCTTAAATACTACAAAACGAGCAATAAGCTCTAAAAATGCTATTCCAATTTTATCAACAATCAAAATTGACGTTACCAATGAAGGAATTACTTTAATTGGATCAAACGGTCAAATTTCTATTGAAAATTTCATTTCTCAAAAGAATGAAGACGCTGGTCTTTTGATCACTTCTTTGGGTTCAATTCTTCTTGAAGCTTCTTTCTTTATCAATGTTGTATCCAGTCTTCCAGATGTAACGCTAGATTTCAAAGAGATTGAACAAAAACAAATTGTCTTAACAAGTGGTAAATCAGAAATTACTCTAAAAGGAAAAGATAGCGAACAATATCCTCGTATTCAAGAAATTTCAGCAAGTACTCCTTTGGTTCTTGAAACCAAACTACTCAAGAAAATTATCAATGAAACAGCTTTTGCTGCAAGTACACAAGAAAGTCGTCCAATCTTAACAGGTGTCCACTTCGTATTGAGCCAACACAAAGAACTAAAAACAGTTGCGACAGACTCACACCGTCTTAGCCAGAAGAAATTGACTCTTGAAAAAAATGGTGATGATTTCGATGTAGTAATTCCTAGTCGTTCTCTACGCGAATTTTCAGCGGTATTTACAGATGATATTGAAACTGTAGAGATTTTCTTTGCAAATAATCAAATCCTCTTTAGAAGCGAAAATATTAGCTTCTACACTCGTCTCCTAGAAGGTAATTATCCTGATACAGATCGCTTGATTCCAACAGACTTTAACACTACAATTACTTTTGATGTGGTTAATTTACGTCAATCTATGGAGCGTGCACGTCTCTTATCAAGTGCGACTCAAAATGGTACTGTGAAACTTGAAATTAAAGGTGGAGTTGTTAGCGCCCATGTTCACTCTCCAGAAGTTGGTAAAGTAAACGAAGAAATCGATACGGAGCATGTGACTGGTGATGATTTGACTATTAGTTTTAACCCAACTTACTTGATTGATTCCCTCAAGGCTTTAAATAGCGAGAAGGTGACCATTAGCTTTATCTCAGCAGTTCGTCCATTTACTCTTGTGCCAGCAGATACTGACGAAGATTTCATGCAGCTTATCACACCAGTTCGTACAAACTAA
- a CDS encoding DUF951 domain-containing protein yields the protein MYQVGNFVEMKKTHACIIKSTGKKANRWEITRVGADIKIKCSNCDHLVMMSRYDFERKMNKIID from the coding sequence ATGTATCAAGTTGGAAATTTTGTTGAGATGAAAAAAACACATGCTTGTATAATTAAGTCAACAGGAAAAAAAGCTAATCGTTGGGAAATTACACGTGTAGGGGCAGATATCAAAATAAAGTGTAGCAATTGTGACCACCTTGTTATGATGAGTCGTTATGATTTTGAACGAAAAATGAATAAGATTATTGACTAA
- the ychF gene encoding redox-regulated ATPase YchF: protein MALTAGIVGLPNVGKSTLFNAITKAGAEAANYPFATIDPNVGMVEVPDERLQKLTEMITPKKTVPTTFEFTDIAGIVKGASKGEGLGNKFLANIREVDAIVHVVRAFDDENVMREQGREDAFVDPLADIDTINLELILADLESVNKRYARVEKMARTQKDKESVAEFNVLQKIKPVLEDGKSARTIEFTDEEQKVVKGLFLLTTKPVLYVANVDEYVVSDPDSIEYVKQIREFAATENAEVVVISARAEEEISELDDEDKQEFLEALGLTESGVDKLTRAAYHLLGLGTYFTAGEKEVRAWTFKRGMKAPQAAGIIHSDFEKGFIRAVTMSYEDLVKYGSEKAVKEAGRLREEGKEYIVQDGDIMEFRFNV from the coding sequence ATGGCTTTAACAGCAGGCATCGTTGGTTTGCCAAACGTTGGTAAATCAACCCTTTTTAATGCAATTACAAAAGCAGGAGCAGAGGCGGCAAACTACCCATTTGCGACTATTGATCCAAACGTTGGGATGGTGGAAGTTCCAGATGAACGCCTACAAAAACTAACAGAAATGATTACACCTAAAAAGACAGTCCCAACAACCTTTGAATTTACAGATATTGCAGGGATTGTAAAAGGAGCATCAAAAGGAGAAGGTCTAGGGAATAAATTCTTGGCCAATATCCGTGAAGTAGACGCGATTGTTCACGTAGTTCGTGCTTTTGATGATGAAAATGTGATGCGCGAGCAAGGACGTGAAGACGCCTTTGTGGATCCACTTGCAGATATTGATACCATTAACCTAGAGTTGATTCTTGCTGACTTAGAATCAGTTAATAAACGCTATGCGCGTGTAGAAAAGATGGCACGTACGCAAAAAGATAAAGAATCAGTAGCAGAATTTAATGTTCTTCAAAAGATTAAACCAGTCCTTGAAGATGGAAAATCAGCACGTACTATTGAATTTACAGATGAAGAACAAAAGGTTGTCAAAGGTCTCTTCCTTTTGACCACTAAACCAGTTCTTTATGTTGCTAATGTGGATGAGTATGTAGTTTCAGATCCAGATTCTATCGAATATGTGAAGCAAATTCGTGAATTTGCAGCGACAGAAAATGCTGAAGTAGTCGTTATTTCCGCGCGTGCTGAGGAAGAAATTTCTGAGTTAGACGATGAGGATAAGCAAGAGTTTCTTGAAGCACTTGGGTTGACAGAATCAGGCGTTGACAAGTTGACTCGTGCAGCCTATCACTTGCTTGGGCTTGGAACTTACTTCACAGCTGGTGAAAAAGAAGTCCGTGCTTGGACCTTTAAGCGAGGGATGAAAGCTCCTCAAGCAGCTGGTATTATCCACTCAGACTTTGAAAAAGGGTTTATTCGTGCAGTAACAATGTCATATGAGGATCTAGTGAAATATGGATCTGAAAAGGCTGTAAAAGAAGCTGGGCGTTTGCGTGAAGAAGGAAAAGAATATATCGTTCAAGATGGCGATATCATGGAATTCCGCTTTAACGTTTAA
- the pth gene encoding aminoacyl-tRNA hydrolase has protein sequence MTKLLVGLGNPGDKYFETKHNVGFMLIDQLAKKQNVTFTHDKIFQADLASFFFNGEKIYLVKPTTFMNESGKAVHALLTYYGLDIKDLLVIYDDLDMEVGKIRLRAKGSAGGHNGIKSIIQHIGTQVFNRVKIGIGRPKKGMSVVHHVLSKFDQDDYLGVLQSIDKVDDAVNYYLQEKNFEKTMQRYNG, from the coding sequence ATGACAAAATTACTTGTTGGATTAGGAAATCCAGGGGATAAATATTTTGAAACCAAGCACAATGTTGGCTTTATGTTGATTGACCAACTAGCTAAAAAACAAAATGTCACCTTTACACACGACAAGATATTTCAAGCTGACCTAGCATCATTTTTTTTTAATGGAGAAAAAATCTATCTTGTTAAACCAACGACTTTCATGAATGAAAGTGGGAAAGCAGTTCATGCTTTATTGACTTATTATGGTTTGGATATTAAAGATTTACTCGTTATTTACGACGATCTGGACATGGAAGTTGGGAAAATTCGTTTAAGAGCAAAGGGTTCAGCAGGTGGTCATAATGGTATCAAGTCTATTATTCAGCATATAGGTACTCAGGTCTTTAATCGTGTTAAAATAGGTATCGGAAGGCCTAAAAAAGGTATGTCAGTGGTTCACCATGTTTTAAGTAAGTTTGATCAGGATGACTATCTAGGTGTTTTACAGTCAATTGACAAGGTTGACGATGCTGTAAACTACTATTTACAAGAGAAAAACTTTGAGAAAACAATGCAGAGGTATAATGGATAA
- the mfd gene encoding transcription-repair coupling factor translates to MVTLLDLFSENTQIEKWHQNLIDKKRQLILGLSTSTKALAIASSLEKENKIVLLTSTYGEAERIISDLLSLLGEEFVYPFLVDDSPMIEFLMSSQEKIISRVEALRFLNDPSKKGVLVCNIAASRLILPSPTRFKESIIKIAVGEEYDQHELLHQLKEIGYRKVTQVQTQGEFSIRGDILDIFEMSQLEPFRIEFFGDEVDGIRTFEVETQLSKENQTNLTIFPASDILLREKDYQRGQSALEKQISKTLSPILKSYLEEILSSFHQKQVHSDSRKFLSLCYDKTWTVFDYIEKDTPVFFDDYQKLMNQYEAFERELAQYFTEDLQNGKSFSEMKYFADTEQTYKKQSPVTFFSNLQKGLGNLKFDHIYQFNQYPMQEFFNQFSFLKEEIERYKKMDYTIILQSSNSMGSKTLEDVLEEYQIKLDSRDKSSICKESVNLIEGNLRHGFHFVDEKILLITEHEIFQKKLKRRFRRQHVSNAERLKDYNELEKGDYVVHHIHGIGQYLGIETIEIKGIHRDYVSVQYQNGDQISIPVEQIQLLSKYVSSDGKPPKLNKLNDGHFKKAKQKVKNQVEDIADDLIKLYSERSQLKGFAFSADDDDQHAFDDAFPYVETDDQLRSIEEIKRDMQDSHPMDRLLVGDVGFGKTEVAMRAAFKAVNDHKQVVVLVPTTVLAQQHYTNFKERFQNFAVNIDVLSRFRSKKEQAETLEKLKNGQVDILIGTHRVLSKDVVFSDLGLMIIDEEQRFGVKHKETLKELKKQVDVLTLTATPIPRTLHMSMLGIRDLSVIETPPTNRYPVQTYVLEKNDSVIRDAVLREMERGGQVYYLYNKVDTIDRKVSELQELIPEASIGYVHGQMSEIQLENTLLDFIEGQYDILVTTTIIETGVDIPNANTLFIENADHMGLSTLYQLRGRVGRSNRIAYAYLMYRPEKSISEVSEKRLEAIKGFTELGSGFKIAMRDLSIRGAGNLLGKSQSGFIDSVGFELYSQLLEEAIAKRNGNGNKRSKGNAELILQIDAYLPDTYISDQRHKIEIYKKIRQIGNRVNYEELQEELMDRFGEYPDVVVYLLEIGLVKSYLDKVFVERVERKDNKITVQFEKVTQRLFLAQDYFKALSATNLKAAIAENKGLMEVVFDVRNKKDYEILEGLLIFGESLLEIKESKEANPI, encoded by the coding sequence ATGGTGACTTTATTAGATTTATTCTCAGAAAATACTCAGATAGAAAAATGGCATCAAAATCTGATAGATAAGAAAAGACAACTAATACTTGGTTTATCAACGTCTACTAAGGCTCTTGCAATTGCAAGCAGCCTAGAAAAAGAAAATAAGATTGTGTTACTGACCTCGACTTATGGAGAAGCAGAACGAATTATCAGTGATCTTCTTTCTCTCTTAGGAGAGGAATTTGTCTATCCATTTTTAGTAGATGACTCTCCTATGATAGAGTTTTTGATGTCTTCGCAAGAAAAAATCATTTCGCGGGTTGAAGCCTTGCGTTTTTTGAATGATCCATCTAAGAAAGGGGTTTTAGTTTGTAATATCGCAGCGAGTCGATTGATTCTACCCTCTCCGACTAGATTTAAAGAAAGTATTATAAAAATTGCAGTTGGCGAAGAATATGACCAACACGAGCTACTTCACCAGTTAAAGGAAATTGGATATCGAAAAGTTACTCAAGTACAGACCCAAGGTGAGTTTAGTATTCGAGGAGATATTTTAGATATTTTTGAGATGTCTCAGTTAGAACCTTTCCGAATCGAGTTTTTTGGAGATGAAGTAGATGGTATTCGTACTTTTGAAGTCGAAACACAATTATCGAAAGAAAATCAGACAAACCTCACTATCTTTCCAGCTAGCGACATACTTTTGAGAGAAAAGGATTATCAACGAGGTCAGTCAGCTTTAGAGAAGCAAATTTCGAAGACTCTATCACCAATTTTGAAATCCTATCTAGAAGAAATTTTGTCAAGTTTTCATCAAAAACAAGTACATTCAGATAGTCGAAAGTTTTTGTCCTTATGTTACGATAAAACATGGACTGTCTTTGATTATATTGAAAAAGATACACCAGTATTCTTTGATGACTATCAAAAATTGATGAATCAGTATGAAGCTTTTGAAAGAGAATTAGCGCAATACTTTACAGAAGATTTACAGAATGGTAAATCATTTTCTGAGATGAAGTATTTTGCAGATACTGAGCAAACCTATAAAAAACAAAGTCCAGTTACCTTTTTCTCTAATCTGCAAAAGGGCTTAGGAAATCTCAAGTTTGATCACATTTATCAATTTAATCAATACCCCATGCAAGAATTCTTCAATCAGTTTTCTTTTCTTAAAGAAGAAATTGAGCGATATAAAAAAATGGACTACACTATTATCTTGCAGTCTAGCAATTCAATGGGAAGTAAGACGTTGGAGGATGTTTTAGAGGAATATCAGATCAAATTGGATTCCAGAGATAAGTCAAGTATCTGTAAAGAATCTGTAAACTTGATTGAGGGTAATCTAAGACATGGTTTTCATTTTGTAGATGAAAAAATTCTCTTGATTACTGAACATGAGATTTTTCAAAAGAAATTGAAACGTCGTTTTCGAAGACAACATGTTTCAAACGCAGAGAGATTAAAAGATTACAATGAACTTGAAAAAGGGGACTACGTTGTTCACCATATCCATGGAATTGGTCAATATCTAGGAATTGAAACAATTGAAATCAAAGGGATTCACCGTGATTATGTCAGTGTTCAATATCAAAATGGTGACCAAATCTCTATCCCAGTAGAGCAGATTCAGTTACTGTCTAAATATGTTTCAAGTGATGGGAAACCTCCAAAACTCAATAAATTAAATGACGGTCATTTCAAAAAGGCCAAGCAAAAAGTTAAGAACCAGGTAGAGGATATAGCTGACGATTTAATAAAACTCTATTCTGAACGCAGTCAATTGAAAGGCTTTGCTTTCTCAGCTGATGATGATGATCAACATGCTTTTGATGATGCTTTCCCTTATGTTGAAACGGATGATCAACTTCGTAGTATTGAGGAAATCAAGAGAGATATGCAGGATTCTCATCCCATGGATCGACTTTTAGTTGGGGATGTTGGTTTTGGAAAGACTGAAGTTGCAATGCGTGCAGCATTTAAGGCTGTCAATGATCACAAACAGGTTGTTGTTCTAGTTCCGACGACGGTGTTAGCACAACAACACTATACGAATTTTAAGGAAAGATTCCAAAATTTTGCTGTTAATATTGATGTGTTGAGTCGCTTTAGAAGTAAAAAAGAGCAGGCAGAGACACTTGAAAAATTAAAGAATGGTCAAGTTGATATTTTGATTGGAACGCATCGTGTTTTGTCAAAAGATGTTGTATTTTCTGATTTGGGCTTGATGATTATTGATGAGGAACAACGATTCGGTGTTAAGCATAAGGAAACTTTGAAAGAACTGAAAAAACAAGTAGATGTTCTAACCTTGACAGCAACGCCGATTCCTCGTACTCTTCATATGTCTATGCTAGGAATCAGAGATTTGTCTGTCATTGAAACTCCTCCAACCAATCGCTATCCTGTTCAAACCTATGTTTTGGAAAAGAATGATAGTGTGATTCGTGATGCTGTCTTGCGTGAAATGGAACGTGGAGGTCAAGTTTACTATCTTTACAACAAAGTTGACACTATTGATCGGAAGGTTTCAGAATTACAAGAGTTGATTCCAGAAGCTTCGATTGGGTATGTTCATGGACAAATGAGTGAAATTCAGTTGGAAAATACTTTATTGGACTTTATTGAAGGTCAGTATGATATTTTGGTGACAACTACTATTATTGAGACAGGAGTGGATATTCCAAACGCCAATACCTTATTTATTGAAAATGCAGACCACATGGGCTTGTCAACCTTGTATCAATTAAGAGGAAGAGTTGGTCGTAGCAATCGCATCGCTTATGCCTATCTCATGTATCGTCCAGAAAAATCAATCAGTGAAGTTTCTGAGAAGAGATTAGAAGCTATTAAGGGATTTACAGAATTAGGCTCAGGATTTAAGATTGCGATGCGAGATCTTTCGATTCGCGGAGCAGGAAATCTCCTAGGAAAGTCCCAGTCTGGTTTCATTGATTCTGTTGGTTTTGAATTGTATTCGCAGTTACTAGAGGAAGCTATTGCTAAACGGAACGGCAATGGGAATAAAAGAAGCAAAGGAAATGCTGAGTTGATTTTACAAATCGACGCCTATCTTCCTGACACTTATATTTCTGACCAACGACATAAGATTGAAATTTACAAGAAAATTCGTCAAATTGGCAATCGTGTCAACTATGAAGAACTACAAGAAGAATTGATGGATCGCTTTGGAGAATACCCAGATGTAGTAGTCTACCTTTTAGAGATTGGTTTGGTTAAGTCATATTTGGACAAGGTCTTTGTAGAACGTGTGGAAAGAAAAGATAACAAGATTACAGTTCAATTTGAAAAAGTCACTCAACGACTATTCTTGGCTCAAGATTATTTTAAAGCTTTATCCGCAACGAACTTAAAAGCAGCCATAGCTGAGAATAAGGGATTAATGGAAGTTGTATTCGATGTCCGAAACAAGAAGGATTATGAAATTTTAGAAGGTTTGCTGATTTTTGGAGAAAGTTTATTAGAGATAAAAGAATCAAAGGAAGCAAATCCCATTTAA
- a CDS encoding RNA-binding S4 domain-containing protein, translating into MRLDKYLKVSRIIKRRTVAKEVADKGRIKVNGILAKSSTDLKVDDQVEIRFGNKLLLVKVLEMKDSTKKEDAAGMYEILSETRVEENV; encoded by the coding sequence ATGAGATTAGACAAGTATTTAAAAGTATCACGAATTATTAAGCGCCGCACAGTCGCAAAAGAAGTAGCAGATAAAGGTAGAATCAAGGTAAATGGAATTTTGGCCAAAAGTTCAACGGATTTGAAAGTTGATGACCAAGTTGAAATTCGCTTTGGAAATAAGTTGTTGCTTGTTAAAGTACTAGAAATGAAAGATAGTACAAAAAAAGAAGATGCAGCAGGCATGTATGAAATTCTCAGTGAAACACGGGTAGAAGAAAATGTCTAA
- a CDS encoding septum formation initiator family protein — protein MSKNIVQMNNSFIQNEHQRRRYLMKERQKRNRFMGLVLILMILLFILPTYNLAQSYDQLLQRRQQLTELKEQYQTLSDEKDKESAFAAKLKDEDYVAKYARAKYYYSKKREAIYTIPDLLPR, from the coding sequence ATGTCTAAAAATATTGTACAGATGAATAATTCTTTTATTCAAAATGAACATCAACGTCGTCGTTACCTGATGAAGGAGAGACAAAAACGAAATCGTTTTATGGGTTTGGTCCTTATTTTGATGATCTTGTTGTTTATTTTACCAACTTATAACTTGGCTCAAAGCTATGATCAGTTACTGCAACGCCGTCAGCAATTGACAGAGTTGAAAGAGCAGTACCAAACTCTTAGTGACGAAAAGGATAAGGAATCTGCTTTTGCTGCAAAGTTGAAAGATGAAGACTATGTAGCAAAATATGCACGCGCCAAGTACTATTACTCAAAGAAACGAGAAGCAATTTACACAATTCCTGATTTGCTTCCGAGGTAA
- a CDS encoding SP_0009 family protein, with the protein MENLLEVVEQFLSLSDEKLEELAAKNHLLRLQEEREEKNA; encoded by the coding sequence ATGGAAAATTTATTGGAAGTTGTTGAGCAATTTTTAAGTTTATCAGATGAAAAATTAGAGGAATTGGCAGCTAAAAACCATTTATTACGATTACAAGAAGAAAGGGAAGAGAAGAATGCGTAA
- a CDS encoding serine hydrolase, whose translation MRKFLVVLLLPAFIITSRVVSTEKQLSYSSQEIYYLTESDYGFYYKETLESPMVYGETAVYANEDLVKESGKLIPGTTFKIVEWRLNRQGAPVFKLDNHQFILADKRLVYDQSQVQTQNRQVWLESGFVIYNSPYDTKEISSFLSPYQRVTVDRTLFAEGQEFLHIDQVGWVSKEFVSEEDNRIQKVQEVLSNNYQNENYSIYVKQLSTGKEAGVNEDSKFYAASILKLAYLYYAQDKINQGEYTLDSSFKYVPEVNSFPGSYKPEGSGSLPKKEDNKEYSLQQLITKVTKESDNVAHNILGYYVTNQSDGAFKEKMSTIMGEDWDVNDKLTSSKMAGKVMEAIYNQNGFVLESLGKTDFDNQRIAKGVSVKVAHKIGDADEFKHDTAIVYTDSPFVLSIFTKNSDYDTIAKIAKDVYEVLK comes from the coding sequence ATGCGTAAGTTCTTAGTAGTTTTATTGCTACCTGCTTTTATCATAACCTCAAGAGTAGTTAGCACAGAAAAACAGCTTTCTTACTCTTCGCAAGAAATTTATTATCTAACCGAGTCTGATTATGGATTCTACTATAAAGAAACTCTGGAATCCCCAATGGTATATGGAGAAACAGCCGTCTATGCTAATGAGGATCTTGTTAAGGAGTCTGGTAAATTGATTCCTGGAACCACCTTTAAAATCGTAGAATGGCGTTTGAATAGACAAGGTGCTCCTGTTTTTAAATTAGATAATCACCAGTTTATTCTTGCAGATAAGCGTTTGGTCTATGATCAAAGTCAAGTTCAAACTCAAAATAGACAAGTATGGTTGGAGTCAGGGTTTGTTATCTATAACAGCCCTTATGACACTAAAGAAATTTCTTCATTCCTCTCTCCCTATCAACGCGTAACAGTGGATAGAACCCTCTTTGCTGAGGGACAAGAATTTCTTCATATTGATCAAGTTGGGTGGGTATCAAAAGAGTTCGTCTCGGAAGAAGACAATCGCATCCAGAAGGTTCAAGAAGTTTTATCAAACAACTATCAGAACGAAAATTATTCTATTTATGTTAAACAACTGAGTACAGGTAAAGAGGCTGGGGTGAATGAAGACAGCAAATTTTATGCAGCTAGCATCTTGAAACTAGCCTATCTTTATTATGCTCAAGATAAGATAAATCAAGGAGAGTATACGTTAGACAGTAGCTTCAAGTATGTCCCGGAAGTAAATAGTTTCCCTGGGTCCTATAAACCAGAAGGTAGTGGTAGCTTACCTAAAAAAGAAGATAACAAAGAATACAGTCTTCAACAGTTAATTACCAAGGTAACAAAAGAGTCTGATAATGTTGCTCATAATATTTTAGGTTATTACGTGACCAATCAATCTGACGGGGCTTTCAAAGAAAAAATGTCCACCATTATGGGCGAAGATTGGGATGTGAATGATAAACTAACTTCTTCAAAAATGGCTGGAAAAGTCATGGAAGCTATTTATAATCAGAATGGTTTTGTCTTAGAGTCTCTAGGTAAGACTGATTTTGACAACCAACGAATCGCAAAAGGTGTTTCGGTTAAGGTAGCTCATAAAATCGGAGATGCGGATGAGTTTAAACATGACACTGCGATTGTTTATACGGATTCTCCTTTTGTTCTTTCCATTTTCACCAAAAATTCTGATTATGACACTATTGCTAAGATAGCCAAGGACGTCTATGAGGTTCTAAAATGA